A genomic window from Desulfovibrio porci includes:
- a CDS encoding diguanylate cyclase, which produces MKKFNAVLGKYGWSAGFVVFLAACLALFFSSPPRFGNMPRMTFTPGNIYEKTLVVAMDYDYQPYSFFDGNGKPAGFDVELIYALADKMGVNADVRLMPWNDARNAVLSGRADLLTGLERVPENMPAFELSVPLHNDPFIAFGTAPLDGMSGLHGKRIAVLRGSASYDTILKPYGFARGITLYDSYHDVFASVIRGENDYAVSRYSVGRRELVQLGAEHIQAAVVLPNNYLCIGVRGGNRALLERVDAALVELAVNGTKEALVEKWLERYVDVISWADFLKAYKVSIMGASCGLALLIGFFIAYSRSRNARLRQKDMERILEYQRLITEATKGLYENIYELDITRNRAASEETRHYFERLGIPGDTPVDEALRHIAATQIRTEDRQGYLDAFSPEKVLEAYQKGVRSLSYDFMISGDGKSYYWLRIMARIFVLPQDRSVRLIVYRQNIDAEKRHWKMYQYQRMVMEAAKGLYEDIYEMDMTHNCAGNEETRAYFETLGLPGDAAYDRFLRCVAEKQIKDEYRQRYLDAFLPDRVLQAYARGTDSLVCEVMLSTDGVRYYWLRITARVFFWAEDNSVRIFSFRQNIDAEKSRESLLSAQARLDPLTGLYNKTVTENLIGEALTSGAAGDCRYAFFILDVDNFKLVNDDFGHAVGDMVLREFSAELKRQFREKDIVGRIGGDEFAAFLLAPDRDWVEKKARALSSALRKSFRSDAGDFSISASIGIALAPEDGTDFAALYKNADAALYQTKKRGKNGFTVHAGA; this is translated from the coding sequence TTGAAAAAATTCAACGCGGTCTTGGGAAAATACGGCTGGTCCGCGGGTTTTGTCGTGTTTCTGGCCGCATGTCTGGCGCTTTTCTTTTCCTCTCCGCCGCGCTTCGGCAACATGCCGCGGATGACCTTCACGCCCGGCAATATCTATGAAAAAACGCTGGTGGTCGCCATGGATTACGACTACCAGCCCTATTCCTTTTTTGACGGCAACGGGAAACCTGCGGGCTTTGATGTGGAGCTGATCTACGCTCTGGCCGACAAAATGGGCGTGAATGCGGACGTGCGGCTGATGCCCTGGAACGACGCCCGCAACGCCGTTCTCAGCGGCCGGGCCGATCTGCTCACCGGCCTGGAGCGTGTGCCGGAAAACATGCCGGCCTTTGAACTGTCCGTTCCCTTGCACAACGATCCCTTCATCGCCTTCGGCACAGCGCCGCTGGACGGCATGAGCGGCCTGCACGGCAAGCGTATCGCGGTGCTGCGGGGCAGCGCCAGTTACGACACTATCCTCAAACCCTATGGTTTCGCGCGGGGAATCACGCTGTACGATTCGTACCACGATGTTTTCGCTTCGGTGATCCGGGGTGAAAACGACTATGCCGTTTCCCGGTATTCCGTGGGCCGCAGGGAACTGGTTCAACTGGGCGCGGAACATATCCAGGCGGCGGTGGTTCTGCCCAACAATTACCTCTGCATCGGCGTCAGGGGCGGCAACCGCGCGCTTCTGGAGCGGGTGGACGCCGCCCTCGTGGAACTGGCCGTGAACGGCACCAAGGAGGCTCTGGTCGAAAAGTGGCTGGAGCGCTACGTGGACGTCATCAGCTGGGCCGACTTTCTGAAAGCCTACAAAGTCTCCATTATGGGCGCGAGCTGCGGGCTGGCGCTGCTGATCGGTTTTTTCATCGCGTACAGCCGGAGCCGTAACGCCCGGCTCCGGCAGAAAGACATGGAGCGGATTCTGGAATACCAGCGCCTGATTACCGAGGCCACCAAGGGCCTGTACGAAAACATCTATGAGCTGGACATCACCCGCAACCGGGCGGCCAGCGAGGAAACCAGGCATTATTTCGAGCGCCTGGGCATTCCCGGCGACACGCCCGTGGACGAGGCCCTGCGGCATATCGCGGCCACGCAGATCAGGACGGAAGACCGCCAGGGCTATCTGGACGCCTTTTCTCCGGAAAAAGTCCTGGAAGCCTATCAGAAGGGCGTGCGGAGCCTGAGCTACGACTTCATGATCTCCGGGGACGGCAAGAGCTATTACTGGCTGCGGATCATGGCCCGCATCTTTGTTCTGCCCCAGGACCGGTCCGTGCGGCTGATCGTCTACCGCCAGAATATCGACGCGGAAAAGCGGCACTGGAAAATGTACCAGTACCAGCGGATGGTCATGGAGGCCGCCAAGGGCCTGTATGAAGACATCTACGAGATGGACATGACCCACAATTGCGCGGGCAATGAGGAAACCCGCGCCTATTTTGAAACTCTCGGCCTGCCCGGCGACGCCGCCTATGACCGTTTTCTGCGTTGTGTGGCCGAAAAGCAGATCAAGGACGAATACCGGCAGCGCTATCTCGACGCCTTTTTGCCGGACAGGGTGCTTCAGGCCTATGCCCGTGGCACGGACAGCCTGGTCTGCGAGGTCATGCTTTCCACAGACGGCGTGCGTTACTACTGGCTGCGCATCACGGCCCGCGTGTTTTTCTGGGCCGAGGACAATTCCGTGCGGATTTTCTCCTTCCGCCAGAATATCGACGCGGAGAAAAGCCGGGAAAGCCTGCTTTCCGCGCAGGCCCGGCTGGACCCGCTGACCGGTTTATACAACAAAACGGTCACCGAAAACCTCATCGGCGAAGCCCTGACCTCCGGAGCGGCCGGAGACTGCCGCTACGCTTTCTTTATTCTGGACGTCGACAACTTCAAGCTGGTCAACGACGATTTCGGGCATGCCGTGGGCGACATGGTGCTGCGCGAGTTCTCCGCTGAACTGAAAAGGCAGTTCAGGGAAAAAGATATTGTGGGCCGCATCGGCGGCGACGAATTTGCGGCCTTTCTGCTCGCGCCCGAC
- a CDS encoding VUT family protein yields MFSLFTYIALIVGVNYAFAVTPLVELPNGDLWPPVSLIVGFVFVVRDFAQRRVGHHILWAMLAGCVVSWYMASPQLAVASAAAFAVGELGDWALFTFTRKPFSQRILISSLLGAPLDSLVFLLLIGLATPWSIGIMSLSKLAGSFLVFFLVRRRERREAAGMTAQNV; encoded by the coding sequence ATGTTTTCGCTGTTCACTTACATAGCTCTGATCGTGGGCGTCAATTACGCATTCGCCGTGACGCCGCTCGTCGAACTGCCCAACGGCGACCTCTGGCCGCCGGTTTCTCTCATCGTGGGCTTTGTTTTTGTGGTCCGCGACTTCGCCCAGCGCCGCGTGGGCCATCATATTCTCTGGGCCATGCTGGCGGGTTGCGTGGTGAGCTGGTATATGGCCTCGCCCCAGCTGGCCGTGGCCAGCGCGGCGGCCTTCGCCGTGGGCGAACTGGGCGACTGGGCGCTGTTCACCTTTACGCGCAAGCCCTTTTCCCAACGCATTCTGATCTCCAGCCTGCTGGGCGCGCCCTTGGACAGCCTGGTCTTTCTGCTGCTCATCGGCCTGGCCACGCCCTGGTCCATCGGTATCATGAGCCTTTCCAAGCTGGCCGGTTCCTTCCTGGTCTTTTTCCTGGTGCGCCGCCGCGAACGCCGCGAGGCCGCCGGCATGACGGCCCAGAACGTCTGA